The Vicingaceae bacterium genome has a window encoding:
- a CDS encoding methyltransferase: MLVPYFKSEDKNFYLLKGDTMEILPQFDHKFDMIFADPPYFLSNDGLSVQNGQIVSVNKGSWDRSHGFKFINEFNRKWLSLVRKKMKDDATIWISGTMHNIFSIGQVLIELDFKILNIITWEKTNPPPNFSCRYFTHSSEQIIWARKSAKVPHYFNYDLMKQLNGGKQMKDVWKLPAIAPWEKTCGKHPTQKPLSLLTRIILASTKPNAWILDPFTGSSTTGIAANLLNRRFLGIDQEEEFLIISKNRKLEIENPRTAATFRQKIGGFNNSKELEIFLMKEPIEEYKTELNLMLKKKSDSQ, translated from the coding sequence ATGCTTGTGCCTTATTTCAAATCTGAAGACAAAAACTTTTATCTCCTTAAAGGAGATACCATGGAGATTTTACCTCAGTTTGATCATAAATTCGATATGATTTTTGCCGACCCACCTTATTTCTTGTCTAATGACGGTCTGTCTGTTCAAAACGGACAAATCGTAAGTGTGAATAAGGGCAGCTGGGACAGATCTCACGGCTTTAAATTCATAAACGAATTCAATCGCAAATGGCTTTCATTGGTTCGTAAAAAAATGAAAGATGATGCAACTATTTGGATAAGCGGAACTATGCACAATATTTTTTCAATTGGCCAAGTTTTGATAGAATTAGACTTTAAAATTTTAAATATCATCACCTGGGAAAAGACCAATCCTCCGCCAAATTTTTCGTGCCGATATTTTACCCATTCATCCGAGCAGATTATTTGGGCAAGAAAATCGGCCAAAGTTCCTCATTACTTCAATTATGATTTAATGAAACAACTTAATGGAGGAAAACAAATGAAAGATGTTTGGAAACTTCCTGCAATCGCACCATGGGAAAAAACTTGTGGCAAACACCCAACACAAAAACCGCTTTCGCTTCTGACAAGAATAATTTTGGCTTCAACAAAACCAAATGCTTGGATTTTAGACCCATTTACAGGTAGTTCTACAACCGGTATTGCAGCAAACCTTCTAAACAGACGATTTTTAGGGATTGACCAAGAAGAAGAATTTTTAATAATTTCTAAAAATAGAAAACTTGAAATTGAGAACCCAAGAACGGCTGCTACATTTAGGCAGAAGATTGGTGGTTTCAACAACTCTAAAGAACTTGAAATATTTTTGATGAAAGAACCAATAGAAGAATATAAAACAGAACTAAACTTAATGTTAAAGAAAAAGAGTGACTCACAATAG
- the actA gene encoding cytochrome c, which yields MPIINVFMRNILKINGLHRIKGLIPLFFLCFVGLGIHAQDIDQAAFSEGEKLFKANCASCHVPTAKKLIGPGLEGITQKRDREWLYKWIKNSTELIKSGDKDAVAIFEEYNKVVMPPQPLTNEQIDKVLYYVENYAVAQQKQGDKPSDQPTANQVTDTKEDSSGWWIWISIIVLIALIIALKSLYYHLLNLKNAKEGLPQVEEPSIVDVVFALIRENKAATTVVIILILLVLVKKGWDVLFNIGVYQGYQPVQPIQFSHQIHAGINKIDCNYCHSSARHSKHAGIPSANVCMNCHKVIQEGTNTGTEEIAKIYKAVGFDPQKGEYIAGYEEKPIKWVKVHNLPDHVFFSHQQHVVAGQIECQTCHGPVQDSFTVAKQWAPLTMKWCIDCHRETKVQDAGNGYYDEWHARLPKHLKEMYMKDGKITVSEIGGLECGKCHY from the coding sequence ATGCCTATTATAAATGTCTTTATGAGAAATATATTAAAAATCAACGGGTTGCATAGAATTAAGGGGTTAATTCCATTGTTTTTTCTATGTTTTGTGGGGTTGGGCATACATGCGCAGGATATAGATCAGGCCGCTTTTTCCGAAGGTGAGAAGCTGTTTAAAGCCAATTGCGCATCTTGTCACGTGCCTACTGCCAAAAAGCTCATCGGGCCCGGTCTTGAAGGCATAACTCAAAAAAGAGATCGCGAATGGCTCTATAAGTGGATAAAAAACTCAACCGAGCTGATCAAATCCGGAGATAAAGATGCAGTAGCAATTTTTGAAGAGTACAACAAGGTTGTGATGCCTCCACAACCTTTGACCAATGAGCAGATTGACAAGGTTCTTTATTATGTTGAGAATTATGCTGTAGCCCAGCAAAAACAAGGGGATAAACCATCAGACCAGCCGACTGCAAATCAAGTTACGGATACGAAAGAAGATTCAAGTGGTTGGTGGATATGGATTAGCATCATTGTTCTTATAGCATTAATTATTGCTTTAAAATCGCTTTACTATCATTTGTTAAATCTCAAAAATGCCAAAGAAGGTTTGCCTCAAGTAGAAGAACCTTCCATTGTTGATGTGGTATTTGCATTAATACGGGAAAACAAAGCCGCCACTACGGTTGTGATTATTTTGATTCTATTGGTTTTGGTTAAAAAAGGGTGGGATGTATTGTTTAATATTGGCGTTTATCAAGGATATCAGCCGGTTCAGCCCATACAGTTTTCTCACCAGATACATGCAGGCATAAATAAAATCGATTGTAATTACTGCCATAGTTCTGCAAGACACAGCAAGCATGCCGGCATACCTTCTGCAAATGTGTGTATGAACTGTCACAAAGTAATTCAAGAAGGTACGAATACGGGTACCGAAGAAATTGCAAAAATATACAAAGCCGTAGGTTTCGACCCACAAAAAGGCGAATACATCGCAGGTTATGAAGAAAAACCAATCAAATGGGTTAAAGTGCACAACCTGCCCGATCATGTATTTTTTAGCCATCAACAACATGTTGTAGCCGGGCAGATCGAATGTCAAACTTGTCATGGTCCTGTTCAAGATTCGTTCACTGTGGCAAAACAATGGGCACCTCTTACCATGAAATGGTGTATTGACTGCCATCGTGAGACCAAAGTACAGGATGCCGGAAATGGATATTATGATGAATGGCATGCAAGATTGCCCAAGCATTTAAAAGAAATGTACATGAAAGACGGAAAAATCACTGTAAGCGAAATCGGTGGTTTGGAATGTGGAAAATGTCATTATTAA
- a CDS encoding saccharopine reductase: MEKINVLVLGAGMVGSVIARDLSKFYNVTVADINQDALKILQREGIDTLQSDLTHPERLERVSQNFEFFVNCLPGNIGYNALKALIKLNKKIADISFFSEDANDLNELAIEHGSTVVFDIGVAPGLSNLILGQHYAKAQVEEFVCYVGGLPKERKWPFEYKAPFSPADVIEEYTRPARMKENGKIIIKPALSEREYVFFPGIGTLEAFNSDGLRSLLFTLDVPNMKEKTLRYPGHAQLMEIFGITGLFSEDKIMIGDHQIAPRAVTEHLLRKHWQLNPDEDEFTLMKILITQNEKNSKVTYEYFLYDQRDRNTGFSSMSRTTGFTCAAALHLLVKNKINQTGVIAPEVLGQNTDAYDFILHYLEERNIRLSCRKRVEK; this comes from the coding sequence ATGGAAAAAATCAATGTATTGGTTTTGGGTGCCGGAATGGTTGGGAGTGTCATTGCCAGAGACCTTTCAAAGTTTTACAATGTAACTGTGGCGGATATCAATCAAGATGCACTAAAAATCCTACAAAGGGAGGGCATAGATACCTTGCAGAGCGATTTAACCCACCCTGAACGACTGGAACGTGTATCCCAAAATTTTGAATTTTTTGTCAATTGCCTGCCCGGTAATATTGGCTACAATGCTCTAAAAGCATTGATCAAACTGAATAAAAAAATAGCCGATATTTCTTTTTTTTCCGAAGATGCAAATGATTTAAACGAATTGGCCATCGAACATGGGTCAACGGTGGTATTCGATATAGGTGTAGCTCCGGGATTAAGCAATCTGATTCTTGGACAACATTATGCAAAAGCACAAGTTGAAGAGTTTGTCTGTTACGTGGGCGGATTGCCTAAAGAGAGAAAATGGCCGTTTGAGTACAAGGCGCCTTTTTCACCGGCGGATGTGATCGAAGAATATACCAGACCGGCAAGAATGAAAGAAAACGGAAAAATAATCATCAAACCGGCTTTAAGCGAAAGGGAGTATGTATTTTTTCCGGGCATTGGCACGTTGGAAGCTTTTAATTCAGACGGTTTGCGTTCGCTTCTTTTCACATTGGATGTGCCGAATATGAAAGAAAAAACACTGCGCTATCCAGGACATGCACAACTCATGGAAATTTTCGGTATAACTGGTTTGTTTAGTGAAGATAAAATTATGATTGGAGATCATCAAATTGCTCCCAGAGCTGTTACAGAACATTTGTTGAGAAAACATTGGCAACTAAATCCTGATGAGGATGAATTTACCTTGATGAAAATATTGATCACACAAAACGAAAAAAATTCCAAAGTAACTTATGAATATTTTCTCTACGACCAACGCGATCGCAATACCGGATTTTCTTCTATGTCAAGAACAACCGGTTTTACCTGTGCCGCGGCTCTTCATCTTTTGGTAAAAAATAAAATCAACCAAACGGGAGTGATTGCTCCTGAAGTGCTGGGGCAAAATACCGACGCATATGATTTTATCTTACACTATTTGGAAGAACGCAACATACGTCTGTCTTGTAGAAAACGTGTAGAAAAATAA
- a CDS encoding restriction endonuclease subunit M yields MAERIAKPFLKWAGGKTQIIHHIRKVLPNFIYNEKFTYIESFVGSGAVLFWMLNNFPNLKKAVINDINEDLINTYKAIASKPKELISILEILQYEFHMLEGRDEEKKEYYYKKRDLYNKRQEDPIVQAALFIFLNRTCFNGLYRVNSKNQFNVPMGSYKRPTICDEENILAVSRVLQKVDIICGDFEETLNYAENNTLFYFDPPYKPLSETSSFNSYAKEKFNDADQIRLRDFCHKLDALGYTWILSNSDVKGKDKNDNFFDDLYSDFNIQRVDARRSINANPEKRGKLKELLITNYVTIQEYVRSI; encoded by the coding sequence ATGGCAGAAAGAATTGCGAAGCCATTTTTAAAATGGGCCGGAGGAAAAACACAAATTATACATCATATAAGAAAAGTTTTACCAAATTTTATCTATAACGAAAAGTTTACTTATATTGAATCGTTTGTGGGTAGTGGTGCTGTTTTGTTTTGGATGCTAAACAACTTTCCAAATCTAAAAAAAGCCGTTATAAATGACATTAATGAAGACCTAATAAATACTTACAAAGCAATAGCCTCTAAGCCAAAAGAATTGATCTCGATTCTTGAAATTCTACAATACGAATTTCACATGCTTGAAGGTCGAGATGAAGAAAAAAAAGAATATTACTATAAAAAAAGAGATCTTTACAATAAAAGACAAGAAGATCCTATCGTACAAGCCGCTTTGTTTATTTTCCTCAATCGCACTTGTTTCAATGGTCTTTATAGAGTAAACAGTAAAAATCAATTTAATGTGCCAATGGGCAGTTACAAGAGACCAACAATTTGTGATGAGGAAAATATTTTGGCTGTTAGTCGAGTGTTACAAAAAGTTGATATAATTTGTGGTGACTTTGAAGAAACGCTAAATTATGCGGAAAATAACACGCTGTTTTATTTTGACCCGCCTTATAAACCTTTGAGCGAAACATCAAGTTTTAATTCTTATGCAAAAGAAAAGTTTAACGATGCCGATCAAATCAGATTAAGAGATTTTTGTCATAAGCTTGATGCTTTAGGTTACACTTGGATTTTGAGTAATTCGGATGTAAAAGGTAAGGATAAGAACGATAATTTTTTTGACGACTTATATTCTGACTTCAATATTCAAAGAGTAGATGCAAGACGAAGCATTAATGCCAATCCGGAAAAAAGGGGCAAATTGAAAGAGTTATTAATTACCAATTATGTAACAATTCAAGAATATGTCAGATCAATTTAA
- a CDS encoding type II restriction endonuclease MboI, with amino-acid sequence MSDQFKTFLSQLSETNATLDYFTDFDKIKTNVNKIAIKLNQLNYLIGKADIKKAIHELYEENPKVFEVLDILIAVRKNKNAKTINNKGEIVTLDSYFTSPESICEFIEETGLGEIFRNKDIKNLVDYVFGIEVGLDTNARKNRGGENMSKAVSIFFDKANVFYKKEVTITEFPEIVSLGADVKRFDFVIKTKKKTYLIEANFYNSGGSKLNETARSYSDLAQKINQYKNYEFVWITDGRGWLSAKNKLEEAFNIIPSIYNLKTLENFIEKVRLEEIVKF; translated from the coding sequence ATGTCAGATCAATTTAAAACCTTCTTGTCGCAGTTATCAGAGACAAATGCTACTCTTGATTATTTCACGGATTTCGATAAAATAAAAACCAACGTAAATAAAATAGCCATCAAACTAAACCAACTTAATTATTTAATCGGAAAAGCAGATATTAAAAAAGCGATCCATGAACTATATGAAGAAAACCCTAAAGTTTTTGAAGTTTTAGATATTCTCATTGCTGTTCGCAAAAATAAAAATGCCAAGACCATTAACAACAAAGGCGAAATTGTGACGCTTGATTCTTATTTCACTTCTCCGGAAAGCATTTGTGAATTTATTGAAGAAACCGGGTTAGGTGAAATTTTCCGAAATAAAGACATTAAAAACTTAGTTGATTACGTTTTTGGCATAGAAGTTGGGTTAGACACAAACGCAAGAAAAAACAGGGGTGGTGAGAATATGTCTAAAGCCGTTTCAATATTTTTCGATAAAGCCAATGTCTTTTATAAAAAAGAAGTGACTATAACCGAATTCCCAGAAATAGTGAGTTTGGGTGCAGATGTAAAACGTTTTGATTTTGTGATTAAAACAAAAAAGAAAACATATTTGATTGAAGCCAATTTTTACAATAGTGGTGGATCAAAACTTAATGAAACCGCCAGATCATATTCTGATCTTGCACAGAAAATCAATCAATACAAAAACTACGAGTTTGTTTGGATTACAGACGGGCGGGGGTGGCTTTCGGCCAAGAATAAATTGGAAGAAGCATTCAATATAATTCCGAGTATCTATAATCTTAAAACCCTTGAAAACTTTATTGAAAAAGTAAGATTAGAAGAAATAGTGAAATTTTAA